Proteins encoded in a region of the Streptomyces sp. NBC_01471 genome:
- a CDS encoding single-stranded DNA-binding protein — MAGETVITVVGNLVDDPELRFTPSGAAVAKFRVASTPRIFDKQTNEWKDGEGLFLTCSVWRQAAENVAESLQRGMRVVVQGRLKQRSYEDREGVKRTVYELDVEEVGPSLKTATAKVTKTTGRGGQGGQGGYGGGGGQQQGGGNWGGAPSGGQQGGGGAPADDPWASNAPAGGGQQQGGGGWGGSSGGSGSGGGYSDEPPF, encoded by the coding sequence ATGGCAGGCGAGACCGTCATCACGGTCGTCGGCAATCTCGTCGACGACCCCGAGCTGCGCTTCACCCCGTCCGGTGCGGCAGTCGCGAAGTTCCGTGTCGCGTCCACTCCCCGCATCTTCGACAAGCAGACCAATGAGTGGAAGGACGGCGAAGGCCTGTTCCTCACCTGCTCGGTCTGGCGTCAGGCGGCGGAGAACGTCGCGGAGTCGCTTCAGCGAGGCATGCGCGTCGTCGTGCAGGGCCGGCTGAAGCAGCGGTCCTACGAGGACCGTGAGGGCGTCAAGCGCACGGTCTACGAGCTGGACGTCGAGGAAGTCGGCCCCAGCCTCAAGACGGCCACGGCCAAGGTCACCAAGACCACCGGTCGAGGCGGTCAGGGCGGCCAGGGTGGCTACGGCGGCGGTGGCGGCCAGCAGCAGGGCGGCGGCAACTGGGGCGGAGCCCCCAGCGGAGGCCAGCAGGGCGGTGGCGGTGCACCCGCCGACGACCCGTGGGCCTCCAACGCGCCGGCCGGCGGTGGCCAGCAGCAGGGCGGGGGCGGCTGGGGCGGAAGCTCCGGCGGTTCCGGCTCCGGCGGTGGCTACTCGGACGAGCCGCCCTTCTAG
- a CDS encoding peptidoglycan bridge formation glycyltransferase FemA/FemB family protein — translation MSLTLRTISREQHLAYIQSLPAASHCQVPAWAEVKTEWRSESLGWFDKDGQMVGAGLVLYRQLPKIKRYLAYLPEGPVLNWYAPNLNEWLQPMLAHLKEQGAFSVKMGPPVVIRRWNAAAIKSGIQDPDVKRLRDVEATHIEPRAFEVSDRLRKMGWQQGEDGGAGFGDVQPRYVFQVPLANRSLDDVLKGFNQLWRRNIKKAEKAGVEVVQGSYEDLAEWQRLYEITAERDHFRPRPLSYFQRMWSVLNTEDPNRMRLYFARHDGENVAAATMLIVGGHVWYSYGASANHKREVRPSNAMQWRMLRDAYAMGATVYDLRGISDSLDETDHLFGLIQFKVGTGGEAVEYIGEWDFPLNKLLHKALDIYMSRR, via the coding sequence ATGAGCCTGACCCTGAGGACCATCAGCCGCGAGCAACATCTGGCGTACATCCAGAGCCTGCCGGCGGCGAGTCACTGCCAGGTCCCCGCATGGGCGGAAGTGAAGACGGAGTGGCGCTCGGAGAGCCTCGGCTGGTTCGACAAGGACGGCCAGATGGTCGGCGCGGGCCTGGTGCTCTACCGGCAGCTCCCCAAGATCAAGCGCTATCTCGCCTACCTCCCTGAGGGGCCGGTCCTCAACTGGTACGCCCCCAATCTCAACGAGTGGCTCCAGCCGATGCTGGCCCACCTCAAGGAGCAGGGCGCGTTCTCGGTGAAGATGGGGCCGCCGGTGGTCATCCGCCGGTGGAACGCGGCGGCGATCAAGTCGGGTATCCAGGACCCGGACGTGAAGCGCCTGCGTGACGTCGAGGCCACACACATCGAGCCCCGCGCGTTCGAGGTGTCCGACCGGCTGCGGAAGATGGGCTGGCAGCAGGGCGAGGACGGCGGCGCCGGCTTCGGTGACGTGCAGCCCCGCTACGTCTTCCAGGTTCCGCTGGCCAACCGCTCGCTCGATGATGTCCTCAAGGGCTTCAACCAGCTGTGGCGGCGCAACATCAAGAAGGCCGAGAAGGCCGGTGTCGAGGTCGTCCAGGGCAGCTACGAGGACTTGGCGGAGTGGCAACGGCTGTACGAGATCACCGCTGAGCGTGACCACTTCCGGCCGCGCCCGCTCTCGTACTTCCAGCGCATGTGGTCGGTCCTCAACACCGAGGATCCGAACCGGATGCGGCTGTACTTCGCCCGGCACGACGGTGAGAACGTCGCCGCGGCCACCATGCTGATCGTCGGCGGACACGTCTGGTACTCCTACGGTGCCTCCGCCAACCACAAGCGGGAAGTGCGACCGTCGAACGCCATGCAGTGGCGGATGCTGCGGGATGCCTACGCCATGGGCGCTACGGTCTACGACCTGCGAGGCATCTCCGACTCGCTGGACGAGACAGACCACCTCTTCGGTCTGATCCAGTTCAAGGTGGGCACCGGCGGCGAGGCCGTGGAGTACATCGGTGAGTGGGACTTCCCGCTCAACAAGCTGCTGCACAAGGCGCTCGACATCTATATGTCGCGCCGTTAA
- a CDS encoding MATE family efflux transporter yields MTQAPTAPNPSRRRHDREIISLAVPAFGALVAEPLFVMVDSAIVGHLGTRQLAGLGVAAALLSTAVSIFVFLAYATTAAVARRVGAGDLQAAIRQGMDGIWLALLLGVLVIAVVLPTAPWLVSLFGASADASPYAVTYLRISSIGIPAMLVVLAATGVLRGLQDTRTPLYVAIGGFAANAALNAALVYGAGLGIAGSAWGTVIAQFAMVAVYLVVVVRGARKHGASLLPDTAGIRACAQAGVPLLVRTLSLRAVLMIATAVAAHLGDTDVAAHQIVLSLWSLLAFALDAIAIAGQAIIGRYLGAGDAEGAKEACRRMVQWGIASGVVLGALVVASRPLFVPLFTGDQAVRDVLLPALLVVAVAQPISGIVYVLDGVLMGAGDGRYLAWAMVVTLAVFAPVALLVPTLGGGLTALWWAMALMMAVRTVTLWFRARSGRWIVTGATR; encoded by the coding sequence ATGACACAGGCCCCCACGGCACCGAACCCCAGCCGCCGACGGCACGACCGGGAGATCATCTCGCTCGCCGTGCCCGCCTTCGGCGCTCTGGTCGCCGAGCCGCTCTTCGTCATGGTCGACAGCGCCATCGTCGGCCACCTCGGAACCCGTCAGCTGGCGGGACTGGGGGTCGCGGCAGCCCTGCTGAGTACAGCCGTAAGCATCTTCGTCTTCCTCGCGTACGCCACGACAGCCGCTGTCGCACGGCGGGTGGGCGCGGGAGATCTGCAGGCCGCCATCCGGCAGGGCATGGACGGCATCTGGCTCGCCCTGCTGCTCGGCGTTCTCGTCATCGCCGTCGTCCTGCCCACCGCTCCCTGGCTGGTCAGCCTCTTCGGAGCCTCGGCTGACGCCTCCCCGTACGCGGTCACGTACTTGCGGATCTCCAGCATCGGCATTCCGGCGATGCTGGTGGTACTGGCGGCCACCGGCGTGCTGCGTGGGCTCCAGGACACCAGAACTCCGCTGTACGTCGCGATCGGCGGCTTCGCGGCCAACGCCGCGCTCAACGCCGCGCTCGTCTACGGAGCCGGACTGGGCATCGCCGGATCCGCCTGGGGCACGGTGATCGCCCAGTTCGCCATGGTCGCCGTCTATCTGGTGGTGGTCGTACGGGGGGCGAGGAAGCACGGCGCCTCCCTGCTCCCGGACACCGCCGGGATACGGGCCTGCGCCCAGGCAGGGGTCCCCCTGCTGGTCCGTACGCTCTCGCTGCGGGCCGTCCTGATGATCGCGACCGCTGTGGCGGCACACCTGGGCGATACCGATGTGGCCGCACATCAGATCGTGCTCTCCCTCTGGAGCCTGCTGGCGTTCGCCCTGGATGCCATCGCCATCGCGGGACAGGCGATCATCGGCCGCTACCTGGGTGCAGGAGACGCGGAAGGGGCGAAGGAGGCCTGCCGCCGCATGGTGCAGTGGGGCATTGCCTCGGGAGTGGTGCTGGGCGCGCTGGTCGTGGCGTCCCGCCCACTGTTCGTCCCGCTGTTCACCGGCGACCAGGCGGTACGAGACGTACTGCTGCCGGCTCTGCTGGTTGTCGCGGTCGCCCAGCCGATCTCCGGCATCGTCTACGTCCTGGACGGCGTACTGATGGGCGCGGGCGACGGCCGTTACCTGGCCTGGGCCATGGTCGTCACACTGGCCGTCTTCGCCCCGGTGGCCCTTCTGGTGCCGACACTGGGCGGCGGACTGACCGCGCTGTGGTGGGCAATGGCTCTGATGATGGCAGTACGGACCGTGACACTCTGGTTCCGGGCCCGCTCGGGCCGCTGGATCGTCACGGGTGCCACGCGCTGA
- the rpsR gene encoding 30S ribosomal protein S18, with the protein MAKPPVRKPKKKVCAFCKDKTQYVDYKDTNMLRKFISDRGKIRARRVTGNCTQHQRDVATAVKNSREMALLPYTSTAR; encoded by the coding sequence ATGGCGAAGCCGCCTGTGCGCAAGCCTAAGAAGAAGGTCTGCGCTTTCTGCAAGGACAAGACCCAGTACGTGGACTACAAGGACACGAACATGCTGCGGAAGTTCATTTCCGACCGTGGCAAGATCCGTGCCCGCCGCGTTACCGGCAACTGCACGCAGCACCAGCGTGACGTCGCCACGGCTGTCAAGAACAGCCGTGAGATGGCGCTGCTGCCCTACACGTCCACTGCGCGATAA
- a CDS encoding transglycosylase domain-containing protein, which produces MSEHRRKPPQQQSGGRAAARRDAQQPSGRRAAPPRTTAGSPSGSHDEEERPYGGRAEARRAAQRSGGGRRRAAEAGAGGRGGRRGGGRGGRGGHGNGPEGGRDRGPKKKRFIDYPRANLHGWRHWVPSWRLVTGLFVGFVGSILAAGSIAYAMVGIPDATKTSQAQNNVYYWSDGSQMVATGGEINRQIVPLSQIPSAMQNAVVSAENKSFYKDKGIDPMGIGRAVFNMAKGGQTQGGSTITQQYVKNSRLGQEQTFSRKFKELFISIKVGAKMHKNDIMSDYLNTSYYGRGAYGIQAAARTYFGVDSDKLNPSQCAFLATLLKGASYFDPAGAVEIDPAATPKANLQRATDRWRWILGEMVKDGRLPAAERAKYKSFPKVDPPKKNAQLGGQTGYLVDLAKSYFVNNNKQGITSEDLAKGGYQIHTTFDKKKVKELMASVDKVRKRRIKPSLRPKTDTHVQFGGASVNAQTGAIAAIYGGEDATKHYTNNADYTGAQVGSTFKPFVLAAALEYGKRNPGLGKDQSDSDRTLVSPKSLYSGQNDLKIRNYDGSVWTNKEGKEWLQENDGKDSVGQAPDYRIDLREAMRQSVNSAYVQLGMDVGTDKVRQAAIDAGLRDDKQSMASSDYPSFSIGTSSPSAIRMAGAYATFANNGRQNEPFSVTKVTREGRTAYEHKQVEKAAFSSAIASNVTDVLKTVVDKGTGTAARIPGRQIAGKTGTTDGNKSAWFVGYTPQLSTAIDMYRFDDNAKGKNRQFEEMYGTGNEKQIHGASFPAQIWHSYMTEALSNTPSADFPAPEPIGKVVYGSGVASPKPTPTPTPTPTPTPSSPSPSPSDTPSPTPSPTESCNKWKDWTCGDDGGSDAGTANGGTDGGPTPSPTDTSGTGGPGGGGDGGGGFIGGPG; this is translated from the coding sequence ATGAGCGAGCACCGTCGCAAACCGCCACAGCAGCAGAGTGGTGGACGTGCCGCGGCCAGGCGAGACGCCCAGCAGCCTTCCGGCCGCCGCGCAGCTCCCCCGCGAACCACCGCCGGGTCACCTTCCGGTTCCCACGACGAGGAGGAGCGCCCCTACGGCGGTCGCGCCGAAGCAAGACGGGCCGCCCAGCGCAGCGGAGGTGGACGCCGTCGGGCTGCCGAGGCAGGTGCCGGTGGCCGCGGCGGGCGGCGCGGCGGCGGCCGGGGCGGGCGCGGCGGCCACGGCAACGGCCCGGAAGGCGGCCGTGACCGGGGTCCGAAGAAGAAGAGGTTCATCGACTATCCGCGGGCGAACCTGCACGGCTGGCGCCACTGGGTACCGTCCTGGCGGCTCGTGACCGGGCTCTTCGTCGGCTTCGTCGGCAGCATTCTGGCCGCGGGCTCCATCGCGTACGCCATGGTCGGCATCCCGGACGCCACCAAGACCTCGCAGGCGCAGAACAACGTCTACTACTGGTCCGACGGCAGCCAGATGGTCGCGACGGGCGGTGAGATCAACCGGCAGATCGTGCCGCTCTCGCAGATCCCCAGCGCGATGCAGAACGCGGTGGTCTCGGCCGAGAACAAGTCCTTCTACAAGGACAAGGGCATCGACCCGATGGGCATCGGGCGCGCCGTGTTCAACATGGCCAAGGGCGGTCAGACGCAGGGTGGCTCGACGATCACCCAGCAGTACGTGAAGAACTCGCGGCTCGGCCAGGAGCAGACGTTCAGCCGTAAGTTCAAGGAGCTGTTCATCTCCATCAAGGTCGGCGCCAAGATGCACAAGAACGACATCATGAGCGACTACCTCAACACGTCGTACTACGGGCGGGGCGCCTACGGGATCCAGGCCGCGGCCCGTACGTACTTCGGGGTGGACTCCGACAAGCTCAACCCGAGCCAGTGCGCCTTCCTGGCCACGCTGCTCAAGGGCGCCAGCTACTTCGACCCCGCGGGTGCCGTCGAGATCGACCCCGCGGCGACGCCGAAGGCCAACCTCCAGCGGGCCACCGACCGCTGGAGGTGGATCCTGGGCGAGATGGTCAAGGACGGCCGCCTTCCCGCCGCGGAGCGGGCCAAGTACAAGTCGTTCCCGAAGGTCGACCCGCCGAAGAAGAACGCCCAGCTGGGGGGCCAGACCGGCTACCTCGTCGACCTCGCTAAGTCGTATTTCGTCAACAACAACAAGCAGGGCATCACGTCCGAGGACCTTGCCAAGGGCGGCTACCAGATCCACACGACCTTCGACAAGAAGAAGGTCAAGGAGCTGATGGCATCCGTGGACAAGGTCCGCAAGAGGAGGATCAAGCCCAGCCTGCGGCCGAAGACGGACACCCACGTCCAGTTCGGCGGAGCGTCGGTGAACGCGCAGACCGGCGCCATCGCCGCTATTTACGGTGGCGAGGACGCGACGAAGCACTACACGAACAACGCCGACTACACGGGTGCGCAGGTCGGGTCGACCTTCAAGCCCTTCGTGCTGGCGGCCGCCCTGGAGTACGGGAAGCGCAATCCGGGCCTCGGCAAGGACCAGTCGGACTCGGACCGCACGCTCGTCTCGCCCAAGAGCCTCTACAGCGGCCAGAACGACCTGAAGATCCGGAACTACGACGGCAGCGTGTGGACGAACAAGGAGGGCAAGGAGTGGCTTCAGGAGAACGACGGCAAGGACTCCGTCGGTCAGGCTCCTGACTACCGCATCGATCTGCGTGAGGCGATGCGGCAGTCCGTGAACTCCGCATACGTCCAGCTCGGTATGGACGTCGGCACCGACAAGGTGCGCCAGGCGGCCATCGATGCCGGTCTGCGCGACGACAAGCAGAGCATGGCCAGCTCCGATTACCCCTCCTTCTCCATCGGTACCTCCAGCCCCAGCGCCATCCGGATGGCCGGCGCGTACGCCACGTTCGCCAACAACGGGCGCCAGAACGAGCCGTTCTCGGTCACCAAGGTCACCAGAGAGGGCCGGACGGCCTACGAGCACAAGCAGGTGGAGAAGGCGGCGTTCTCGTCGGCCATCGCCAGCAACGTCACCGATGTGCTGAAGACCGTGGTCGACAAGGGCACCGGAACCGCCGCCCGGATCCCCGGCCGGCAGATCGCGGGCAAGACGGGAACCACGGACGGCAACAAGTCGGCCTGGTTCGTCGGCTACACCCCGCAGCTCTCCACCGCCATCGACATGTACCGCTTCGACGACAACGCGAAGGGCAAGAACCGCCAGTTCGAGGAGATGTACGGCACGGGTAACGAGAAGCAGATCCACGGTGCTTCGTTCCCGGCGCAGATCTGGCACAGCTACATGACTGAGGCGCTCAGCAACACGCCGTCCGCGGACTTCCCGGCGCCCGAGCCGATCGGGAAGGTCGTCTACGGCAGTGGGGTGGCAAGCCCGAAGCCGACCCCGACGCCGACCCCGACGCCGACTCCGACCCCGTCCAGCCCGTCGCCCAGTCCGTCCGACACACCTTCCCCGACACCGTCCCCGACCGAGTCCTGCAACAAGTGGAAGGACTGGACCTGCGGGGATGACGGCGGGAGCGACGCCGGCACGGCGAACGGCGGCACCGACGGCGGTCCGACTCCCAGTCCTACCGACACCTCCGGCACCGGAGGGCCGGGTGGTGGAGGAGACGGTGGCGGCGGGTTCATCGGCGGGCCGGGCTGA
- the rpsF gene encoding 30S ribosomal protein S6, translating to MRHYEVMVILDPELEERAVSPLIETFLSVVREGEGKVEKVDTWGRRRLAYEIKKKPEGIYSVIDLQAEPAVVKELDRQMNLNESVLRTKVLRPETH from the coding sequence ATGCGTCACTACGAAGTGATGGTCATCCTCGACCCCGAACTCGAGGAGCGCGCTGTCTCCCCGCTGATCGAGACTTTCCTCTCCGTCGTCCGTGAGGGCGAAGGAAAGGTTGAGAAGGTCGACACCTGGGGCCGTCGTCGTCTCGCCTACGAGATCAAGAAGAAGCCCGAGGGCATCTACTCGGTCATCGACCTGCAGGCCGAGCCTGCGGTCGTCAAGGAGCTCGACCGCCAGATGAACCTGAACGAGTCGGTCCTCCGGACCAAGGTCCTCCGCCCCGAGACCCACTGA
- the rplI gene encoding 50S ribosomal protein L9, with protein sequence MKIILTHEVAGLGSAGDVVDVKDGYARNYLVPRGFAIRWTKGGEQDVAQIRRARKIHEIATIEQANEVKAKLEGVKVRLAVRSGDAGRLFGSVTPADIASAIKAAGGPVVDKRRVELGSPIKTLGAHQVSVRLHADVAAQLGIEVVAA encoded by the coding sequence ATGAAGATCATCCTCACCCACGAGGTCGCTGGCCTCGGCTCCGCCGGCGACGTCGTTGACGTCAAGGACGGTTACGCCCGCAACTACCTGGTCCCGCGTGGTTTCGCGATCCGCTGGACCAAGGGTGGCGAGCAGGACGTGGCGCAGATCCGCCGCGCCCGCAAGATCCACGAGATCGCGACCATCGAGCAGGCCAATGAGGTCAAGGCCAAGCTCGAAGGCGTGAAGGTCCGTCTGGCCGTTCGCTCCGGCGACGCCGGCCGCCTCTTCGGTTCCGTCACCCCGGCCGACATCGCCTCGGCGATCAAGGCTGCCGGTGGCCCCGTGGTCGACAAGCGTCGCGTCGAGCTCGGTTCGCCGATCAAGACCCTGGGTGCCCACCAGGTGTCCGTGCGTCTGCACGCCGACGTTGCCGCTCAGCTCGGCATCGAGGTCGTCGCCGCGTAA
- a CDS encoding alanine racemase, which produces MALTLYVDTARWRAHQKSVLDQFPGIVPVCKGNGYGFGHGRLADEVTRFGSEIIAVGTTYEAARMKDSFGGDLLVLTPFRRGEEPVPLPDRVIRSVSSVDGVHALVGARVVIECMSSMKRHGVSEADLGRLHAAIDDVRLEGFALHLPLDRMDGSDGVEEVIAWMDRLRNARLPLHTMFVSHLKAEELARLQQQFPQTRFRARIGTRLWLGDHDATQYRGSVLDVTQVVKGDRFGYRQQKTASDGWLVVVAGGTSHGVGLEAPKALHGMMPRAKGVARAGLATVNRNLSPFVWAGKQRWFAEPPHMQVSILFVPSDAQEPKVGDELVAHLRHTTTQFDRLVDH; this is translated from the coding sequence ATGGCGCTGACCCTCTATGTCGACACCGCGCGCTGGCGGGCGCACCAGAAGTCCGTGCTCGACCAGTTCCCGGGGATCGTTCCGGTCTGCAAGGGCAACGGCTACGGCTTCGGCCACGGCCGGCTCGCGGACGAGGTGACGCGCTTCGGTTCCGAGATCATCGCGGTCGGCACCACCTATGAAGCCGCCCGGATGAAGGACTCCTTCGGCGGTGATCTGCTCGTCCTCACACCGTTCCGCCGTGGCGAGGAGCCCGTACCACTGCCGGACCGGGTGATCCGCTCCGTCTCGTCGGTCGACGGCGTTCACGCCCTGGTGGGCGCACGTGTGGTGATCGAGTGCATGAGCTCGATGAAGCGCCACGGCGTCTCCGAGGCAGACCTCGGCCGGCTCCACGCGGCCATAGACGACGTACGCCTGGAAGGGTTCGCGCTCCACCTCCCGCTGGACCGCATGGACGGCTCCGACGGGGTTGAGGAAGTCATCGCCTGGATGGACAGGCTGCGCAACGCGCGTCTGCCTCTCCACACGATGTTCGTGAGCCATCTGAAGGCCGAGGAACTGGCGCGGCTGCAGCAGCAGTTCCCGCAGACACGCTTCCGCGCCAGGATCGGTACGCGGCTGTGGCTGGGCGACCACGACGCGACGCAGTACCGCGGCTCCGTGCTGGATGTCACCCAGGTCGTGAAGGGTGACCGTTTCGGCTACCGGCAGCAGAAGACCGCTTCGGACGGCTGGCTGGTCGTGGTCGCCGGCGGAACGTCGCACGGGGTGGGCCTGGAAGCGCCGAAGGCGCTGCACGGGATGATGCCGCGCGCGAAGGGCGTCGCGCGTGCGGGCCTGGCCACGGTGAACCGGAACCTGTCGCCCTTCGTGTGGGCGGGCAAGCAGCGCTGGTTCGCCGAGCCGCCGCACATGCAGGTGTCGATCCTGTTCGTCCCCTCGGACGCACAGGAGCCGAAGGTGGGAGATGAGCTGGTGGCCCATCTGCGGCATACGACGACACAGTTCGACCGTCTCGTCGATCACTGA
- a CDS encoding glycosyltransferase 87 family protein — protein MCAMTSAHEDRPALKTAEPVVRPTQQDETAAAGSELIGGPAGRWARGGAGRLTPVRVIALVAIGMFALGMVQKMPCYDWAWFQGATSQYNHACYSDIPHLYVGRGFADDLVPYFDRINGDMSYLEYPVLTGLFMEVASWLTPHGGAIQHREQIYWMVNAGMLMICTAVIAVCVTRTHRRRPWDGLLVALAPAFALTATINWDLFAVALTAAAMLMWSRGRALAFGVLIGLATAAKLYPVLILGPLLVLCWRAGKWREYGWAVFGAAASWLVVNLPVMLLAPEGWKKFYTFSQERNVDFGSFWLIITQRTGKPLDVGNVNTWAMLLMILACGGIAALTLTAPRRPRFAQLAFLVIAAFILTNKVYSPQYVLWLIPLAALARPRWRDFLIWQACEVMYFLGIWLYLAYTMSGDKPKGLPPEGYQFAIALHLIGTLYICAVIVRDILMPERDGVRRDGSDDPSGGVLDGAEDVFVLGAAAHPARHAAHLYEGPQVEWGSGTVRE, from the coding sequence ATGTGCGCCATGACGAGCGCGCACGAGGACCGGCCCGCACTGAAGACCGCAGAGCCCGTGGTGCGGCCCACTCAGCAGGACGAGACCGCCGCGGCGGGCAGCGAACTGATCGGGGGGCCTGCCGGGCGCTGGGCGCGCGGCGGCGCCGGCAGGCTCACCCCCGTCCGCGTCATCGCCCTGGTCGCGATCGGCATGTTCGCTCTCGGCATGGTGCAGAAGATGCCCTGCTACGACTGGGCGTGGTTCCAGGGGGCAACATCCCAGTACAACCACGCCTGCTACTCGGACATCCCCCACCTCTACGTCGGACGCGGCTTCGCCGACGACCTCGTCCCGTACTTCGACCGCATCAACGGCGACATGTCGTACCTCGAATACCCGGTGCTCACCGGATTGTTCATGGAGGTCGCCTCCTGGCTCACCCCGCACGGGGGCGCCATCCAGCACCGCGAGCAGATCTACTGGATGGTCAACGCGGGCATGCTGATGATCTGCACGGCCGTGATCGCGGTCTGTGTCACCCGCACCCATCGGCGCCGCCCCTGGGACGGCCTGCTGGTCGCCCTCGCCCCTGCCTTCGCGCTCACCGCCACCATCAACTGGGATCTGTTCGCGGTCGCTCTCACCGCTGCGGCGATGCTGATGTGGTCGAGAGGCCGCGCGCTCGCCTTCGGGGTCCTGATCGGCCTCGCGACCGCCGCCAAGCTCTATCCGGTGCTGATCCTCGGCCCGCTGCTCGTCCTGTGCTGGCGCGCCGGAAAGTGGCGTGAGTACGGGTGGGCCGTGTTCGGTGCGGCGGCGTCCTGGCTCGTCGTGAACCTGCCTGTCATGCTCCTCGCCCCCGAGGGGTGGAAGAAGTTCTACACGTTCAGCCAGGAACGGAACGTCGACTTCGGTTCGTTCTGGCTGATCATCACCCAGCGGACCGGCAAGCCTCTCGACGTGGGCAACGTCAACACCTGGGCGATGCTGCTGATGATCTTGGCGTGCGGGGGGATCGCGGCCCTCACCCTGACCGCCCCGCGCCGTCCGCGGTTCGCGCAGCTCGCCTTCCTGGTCATCGCCGCGTTCATCCTCACGAACAAGGTCTACTCGCCGCAGTACGTCCTGTGGCTGATCCCGCTCGCGGCCCTGGCCCGGCCCCGCTGGCGGGACTTCCTCATCTGGCAGGCCTGCGAAGTCATGTACTTCCTGGGTATCTGGCTGTACCTCGCGTACACGATGAGCGGCGACAAACCCAAGGGGCTGCCGCCCGAGGGCTACCAGTTCGCCATCGCCCTGCACTTGATCGGGACGCTGTACATCTGCGCGGTGATCGTGCGGGACATCCTGATGCCGGAGCGCGACGGCGTACGCCGGGACGGTTCGGACGATCCGTCGGGAGGTGTGCTGGACGGCGCGGAGGACGTGTTCGTGCTCGGGGCGGCCGCCCATCCGGCGCGGCACGCCGCCCATCTCTACGAGGGGCCGCAGGTCGAGTGGGGCAGCGGAACGGTGCGCGAATAG